Part of the Salvelinus sp. IW2-2015 unplaced genomic scaffold, ASM291031v2 Un_scaffold16518, whole genome shotgun sequence genome, TCTGCTGAGTGAGTTTACACTCTCAAGCATAAAATCATTGCACAGTAGATTGTCAAAAGGGTTACTTGGGTAGTAAGTTAACTGACTGCAACCTTGCATAGCTGAGCAGCTACAGAGCATCATTAGTAGATGGATACCACTGATGATGAATCACTGATTGAATCTTGTGTTGACTTTATATGACCACAATCACAGCTTCAGATATAACCAATCTCTTTTAGCATGACATTAAGTGAATGGAGCAGACCTGTTTCTATTTTAAACCCCTTGATGTAAAGAAAAACACATTGATCAAGAAGACTTGTGAAGCTCTGACTGGTTTTTCTGCCGTTGCCTGTTAAAGATTCTAATTGTACCATCTCTTCTGATCATTTCTAGAATTCCAGAAGATCGCCATGGCAACGGCGATTGGGTTTGCCATCATGGGCTTCATTGGGTTCTTTGTCAAGCTCATCCACATCCCCATCAACAACATCATTGTGTAAGTAggaccacacgacacacaccaggAGTCAGACAGTAGGCAGTACATTATTGGGAGAAAACACTTAAGTCCATTTGGCTTTGTTTGGTTAGCTAAGGTGCACTAGTGTTACCAAACTGCAAGCATCCAAAATGTgtaatgtaatcaaggtatgatgtGCATAGATGCATGTAGTAATGCCTTGGAAGATAGGTCTGCATTAATATCAAACATACTGCTGTTTTCCagtactttgatttgattgaatgacTACACATGCCCTATTTCAAATCATAAGGAATAGTGGAGGACTGTAGACTTTTGGGTGAGAAACTTAATTAGCCTATGTGGccctgttcatgtgttcttctCTCTCAGGGGCGGCTGAACCTCTGGAGGTGTGATACAACTACAGAACTACAATACCCGGTGACCTGAGACAGTGGGGCGACATGGAATAGTGGTGGGGGGGTGAAGGGATGtgatttgtttttacattgtgtGCTATGTTTATTTGGCTGTGTTAATAAATTAAAGAAAAAGCTGCGCGTGACGATGATGGTGATTATTATTATGTATGAGATGTATATTGTGTgtacatcacaggaggctgctgaggggaggatggctcataatgtcTAGAATGGAGTGgtattaaacacatggaaacaatgtttgaTGTGTTGGATACCATTCAATTTATTCTGTTCCAGTCACTACTATGAGTGCATCCTCCCCGATTTAAGGTGCTGGGTTCCAAACCGTAGACTTGCACCCTACAATCCACCATTGAGAGtatgccgcccccccccccccgtgctgGCAGAGGGTGGAGCACCCTGGTCGATTATGTAATTTCTTGTCCCTGCAGATGCCCATGCTCCAGAGCAACGGCTGGTCTGTAGTCACGGTTACAGGCTTCCTCTGGTCTCCCTGGCTGACGGGCTCGTAGGTGTTGGACGTGTTCACCAGCCTCCCGAACTGCAGAACCTGGTTGTCTATAACACAGTCAGTAAGACATGCTCAGCCTGCAGAACCTAcatggcaaggtaatagaggaaAGCAAGGTAATAGAGGAAAGCACTTCAGATAATGCAGGTTTATTGCAACCACACCACCGTTTACAAACAGACAGTCTGTCCCTGTGTAACCCCAGGGTGGTCCAGTCAGACCACACGCCGTTACAAACAGTCTGTCCTGTGTAACCCAGGGTGGTCCAGTCAGACCACTCCACCGTTTACAGGCAGTCTGTCCTGTGTAACCCCAGGGTGGTCCAGTCAGACCACACCACCGTTTACAAACAGACAGTCTGTCCCTGTGTAACCCCAGGGTGGTCCAGTCAGACCACACCACCGTTTACAAACAGACAGTCTGTTCCCTGTGTAACCCCCAGGGTGGTCCAGTCAGACCACTCCACCGTTTACAGACAGTCTGTCCTGTGTAACCCAGGGTGGTCCAGTCAGACCACACCACCGTTTACAAACACACAGTCTGTCCCTGTGTAACCCCAGGGTGGTCCAGTCAGACCACCACCGTTTACAAAACAGACAGTCTGTCCCTGTAACCCAGGGTGGTCCAGTCAGACCACTCCACCGTTTACAAACAGACAGTCTGTCCCTGTGTAACCCCAGGGTGGTCCAGTCAGACCACTCCACCGTTTACAAACAGACAGTCTGTCCCTGTGTAACCCCGGTGGTCCAGTCAGACCACTCCACCGTTTACAAACAGACAGTCTGTCCCTGTGTAACCCCAGGGTGGTCCAGTCAGACCACTCCACCGTTTACAGACAGTCTGTCCCTGTGTAACCCCAGGGTGGTCCAGTCAGACCACTCCATGCTGTGTATTAAAGCACTCCGCTGAGACCAGGGGAACGGGGGTGGGAGGGTAATCGGGGGCCAGagagcattcacacacacaaagactagCCTTGTGCATAAGAGAACTGGAAACTGGTATGCCTCAAAGCCAACCCTCTGGTCCGGACAGGAGAGACTTCCACCATAGAGCTAGCTGCATTCAGTTGAGGATTTTCAGGTTCTCTTCATGTGTCCATTGGtattaataaaataatattcTTCATTACAATCGAAAGATGACAGGGGGTGACACATCAAAACAAAGTGAGAGGACTGTAGCTAGGGTGATGATATCGGTCTTGAAGGTTACTGAAGACGTCAATAGATGAGGTGGTCCTGAGACTAGGTCGACAGTGACCTCGTTTGGCAGTGAGAGGACTGTAGCTAGGGTGA contains:
- the LOC112080815 gene encoding protein transport protein Sec61 subunit gamma, producing MDQVMQFVEPSRQFVKDSIRLVKRCTKPDRKEFQKIAMATAIGFAIMGFIGFFVKLIHIPINNIIVGG